The following proteins are co-located in the Besnoitia besnoiti strain Bb-Ger1 chromosome Unknown contig00007, whole genome shotgun sequence genome:
- a CDS encoding isocitrate dehydrogenase (encoded by transcript BESB_074140): MAFSLRCVTARAASSRLSLSPSFLPSSSAVAASSVSCVSQHATSRRDFTKISGPRAISPVSPSARFLSSASSAGVATGGAFNLEGKIHVKNPVVEMDGDEMTRILWAWIKDKLLFPYLEIPLEYYDLSVTNRDRTEDTVTLEAAEAIKKCNVGIKCATITPDEGRVKEFNLKKMWKSPNGTIRNILDGTVFRAPILISNVPRLVPGWKKPIVIGRHAYGDQYKAESLVCDSPGDFTISFTPSAGGERVEKKVFSFKGPGVMLGMYNTEDSIRGFALSSFKFALQQNMPLYLSTKNTILKQYDGMFKDIFQSYYEEQFRPLFEKQGIWYEHRLIDDMVAQALKSEGGFVWACKNYDGDVQSDIVAQGYGSLGLMTSILVCPDGQTVVSEAAHGTVTRHFRQHQKGHKTSTNPIASIFAWTRGLAHRAKLDGNDRLEQFCIALEKACVQTVESGAMPKDLAICVKGADNVTANDYLTTEEFMDAISSTLKMNLITHQTPQTHHVVGGKLSNSNWEHYAASEHNSSVDDHDDNQRR, translated from the exons AtggctttctctctgcgctgtgTGACTGCGAGGGCGGCAAGCTCGCGCTTGTCCCTCTCTCCGTCTTTCCTGCCCTCCTCTTcagccgtcgctgcctcctccgttTCTTGCGTGTCGCAGCATGCCACATCTCGCAGAGACTTCACGAAGATCTCTGGTCCGCGCGCGATTTCTcccgtctctccctctgctcgCTTCttgtcctctgcgtcgtctgccggcGTTGCGACGGGCGGAGCGTTCAACCTGGAGGGCAAGATCCACGTGAAGAACCCAGTCGTGGAGATGGACGGCGACGAAATGACTCGCATTCTCTGGGCCTGGATCAAAGACAAGCTCCTCTTCCCTTACCTCGAAATTCCGCTTGAGTACTACGACCTCAGCGTCACGAATCGCGACCGGACCGAAGACACAGTCActctcgaggccgccgaagccATCAAAAAATGCAACGTCGGCATCAAATGTGCCACCATCACGCCCGACGAGGGCCGTGTCAAGGAATTCAACTTGAAGAAGATGTGGAAAAGCCCGAACGGGACTATCAG AAACATTCTGGATGGCACAGTCTTCCGCGCTCCGATCTTGATCAGCAACGTGCCGCGCCTCGTGCCTGGCTGGAAGAAGCCCATCGTCATCGGCCGTCACGCTTACGGCGACCAGTACAAGGCTGAGTCGCTCGTCTGCGACAGCCCCGGAGACTTCACTATCTCCTTCACGCcgtcggcgggcggcgagcgcgtcgagaAGAAAGTCTTCTCTTTCAAGGGCCCCGGTGTCATGCTTGGCATGTATAACACCGAGGACAGCATCCGCGGATTCGCGCTCAGCTCCTTCAAGTTCGCACTGCAGCAG AACATGCCTCTGTATTTAAGCACGAAGAACACGATTCTGAAGCAGTACGACGGCATGTTCAAGGACATTTTCCAGTCCTACTACGAAGAGCAGTTCCGGCCTCTTTTTGAGAAGCAAGGCATCTGGTATGAGCACAGACTCATCGACGACATGGTCGCGCAGGCTCTCAAGTCCGAGGGCGGCTTCGTTTGGGCCTGCAAGAACTACGACGGCGACGTCCAGTCTGACATCGTCGCGCAG GGCTACGGCTCGCTCGGCTTGATGACCTCCATTCTGGTCTGTCCCGACGGGCAGACAGTCGTCAGCGAGGCTGCCCACGGCACCGTGACGCGCCACTTCCGCCAGCACCAGAAGGGTCATAAAACGTCCACGAATCCAATCGCCTCGATCTTCGCCTGGACTCGGGGCCTTGCACACAG AGCGAAGCTCGACGGCAACGACCGCCTGGAGCAGTTCTGCATTGCTCTGGAGAAGGCCTGCGTCCAGACcgtcgagagcggcgcgatGCCGAAGGATCTCGCGATCTGCGTCAAAGGCGCCGACAACGTCACG GCCAATGACTACCTGACCACTGAGGAGTTCATGGACGCGATCTCCAGCACCCTCAAGATGAACTTGATCACGCACcaaacgccgcagacgcaccaCGTTGTAGGGGGCAAGCTGTCGAACTCAAACTGGGAGCATTACGCAGCCTCTGAGCACAATTCCTCTGTC GATGACCACGATGACAACCAGCGCCGATAA